The DNA segment TTGGAGCAAAGGCTTCTGCGAAAGATCACTTTAGATGTGCGCGATATGAATATCGTTGATGTGATCAAGTTTTTAGCGCTTAAAGGAGATTTCAATGTGGTGACCAGCCGCAATGTCGGAGGGCGCGCGACACTCTTTTTAAAGAATGTTTCCATCCGGGACGTTTTGGATATTGTTCTGATTTCCAATAAATTGGCGTATCAGCTTCAAAACGATATTGTTTATGTTATGTCGGAAGACGAATATTTAACGATGTATGGCAAGAAATACAATGATAAAAGCGAAGTGGCCATCATCCATTTGTACTATGCCAAGCCAAGTTATGTTCTAGCAACGCTAGACACGATGAAAAGTGCTTTAGGAAAAGTGATCATTGATGAAGATACGGGCTCGGTGGTCATGATCGATACGCCGCAAACCATTGCCAATATGAAAAGAGCCATCGATGATATGGAAAGCCCGTTGGAAACCTATATCTATACTTTGCAATATGCCAAGGCCGATGTGATCTCTGAAAAGTTAAAAGCCCGGGTTGATGCCAATGCCGTTGGTTCTATCACGCCCGATGAACGTTCGAATCAGATCATCGTGCGGGCGCTTCCGGGGCGCCGCGAAGAAGTGGAGGCGATGATAAAAACCCTGGATGTTAAAACGAAGGAAGTTTTAATTGAGGCGCGCGTCCTGCAAGTTGTTCTAAAGCCGACGTTTAATATGGGCATTGACTGGAACATGAATTTTACCGATAGCAATGATCCTGAAATTAAAAAATTAACTTTTGGAAATACATTTCTCAATGAGGCGGTTTTAACATCCAGCAATCCTTTGTCGGCCGCGTTTAGCAAAATTGCTATCGGCAATATTGATGTTGATCATTTTGAATCAGCCATTCGGGCTTTAAAGCAGGTAAGTGATACAAAAATCCTTTCCAACCCTAAGCTTTTGGTGACCAACAATGAAGAGGCAAAAATTCATATCGGTGACACGATCCCTTATATCATTTCCACAACATCAGGGACCGGGGACAATGCCGTTACCAGCGAAGATGTTCGCTTTGTTGACGTGGGCCTCAAGTTGTTAGTAACGCCCGCCATCAACGATGATGGGTTTGTCACCATGCGCTTAAAGCCGGAGATCTCAACAGTCGTTGACAAAATAGAATCAAAAGGCGGCGGTATCCCGCAGATCAATAAAACCGAACTTGAAACAACCGTTATGGTCAAAGACGGCAACACGATCATCATGGGCGGTTTGAAAAAGGATGATAAAACGCATACTAAAAAAGGCTTGCCGTTTTTGATGGATATTCCGTTTTTAGGCCGGCTTGTCAGTTCAACTTCGGACAGCATTACGTCCACTGAGATCGTTATTTTCATAACACCTCATGTTGTTTCGGGAGAATCAACCTATACAAGCTATGACGGGTCGATCAAACCGCTTAAAGACTATGGCGAGATCGAAGATTTGCGCAAGGAATAGCGGATGCGGAATTTTGGAGTCTTGGAAATTTATTTGAAACATTTGAAACATGAGGAGATAAAAACGGATGAATAAGGCCACCAATAGATCTAAAAAGGAAAATTTAAGGATTGTTTTGTGCGTAGGAGCCGGCATGGCGCTCGTGATCGGCGCGCAAGGTGCTCATCTTGGGGCGGCTGTTGAAGATGTCGAAGTGGTAGAAACGGAAATTACTTCCGAGCAGATCTTATCTGATGAACAAAACGCTCAAGGTGAAAGACCAGCTGCCGGCGGCAGTGTCAACGATAGCTTAGATGACTTATCGATGGCTGAACGGCAAATGGCGGTGATCAATACGACACTAAAAAATGTGATCGAAGAAAATAAGAAGCTTCTCGATGAGAAAGTTAAGATTGAAAATGAACTGAAAGAATTACGCGGTCAAACTGAGATCCGCGCGAGCCGCCTGAACACCTTAACGCGCCAGCGAGATGAATTAGAAAAGCGAATTACGGACACGGAGGAAGCTCAGGGGCAATATGCGTTAGAAATTGAACAGCTCAAAAAAGACCTTGCGGACAAAGAAAAGGAGCTGACCGAGAAATTAACGACTATGCAGGAGGCGCAGGCGAAAGAAAAAGAAGAGCAAGAAAAGGCCATGGCGATGGTTTTGCCGGGGCAAAAAGATGCCGCGGCCGTAGCGGAGTCGAAAAAACAGCTTCAAGATATTAAAATGCAGGCCAAGGAAACATTAAATAGCGTGGAAGATAATGTCAAAAGAATTGCCGGGCAGATCTCTGAGCTTAATTTGGAAAATAAAAAGCTCAAGCAGGATTCGGTCAAGCTTCACTACAATATGGGGAATAATTATTTTGAACAGGGAAAATATAAAAAGGCGGCCGCCGAATATCAGCGGGTCATTGACTTAACGCCTAACGATGCGGCGGCGCATTATAATTTGGCGTTTGTCGCTAGTGAATTCTTAAAAGATCAAAAACTCGCTTTGGAACATTATCAGCAGTATTTATATCTTAGCCCGGATGCGGAAGATGCGCTTTTGGTGAAAGAGAAAATATTGCATGCGCAGCTAACACTTAAAACTCAAATTGACTCGGTGATCGAAGAAAAACCTAAGAAAATAAAAGCGGCAAAAGATAAATAGTTTTTTGGATTTTTTTATGACGCAATTTATCAAGAAATTTTTCTTGTTGAAAATGGACTTTGGGCGAAAAGCCCCGAAAACGGGGCTTTTCGCCCCGATTTTCCTTTTTTCTTTCTGCCTTTGGTCTTTGGTCTTTAGTCTTTGGCCTGCTGCGCCTGTCCTCGCCAATAATCTTGCGATCTCCAATGTCACCATGAGCACCCGTGATCCGGCTAATGACACTTTTATTCTACAATTTGATGTTTCTTGGAATAATTCTTGGCGCAACAAGATCAATCACGATGCCGTTTGGCTGTTTGTTAAAGTCGATACCGGCACAGCGCCGTATTCTCATTGCTTGATGAAAACTTCCGGCGCCAGCCCAACAGGATTTTCCGCAGGCTCAGACTCGGATCTGGCGATCTATGTTCCAACGGATAAAATGGGCGCGTTTTTACGGCCTTCAGCGTCTCAAGCTATGGGAAATATCTCAACAACAAGTGTCCAACTAAAGGTAGATTACGGCGCTAGTAGCTGCAACATCGCGGATACCGCCAGCATCACGCCTTACGTTTACGGCATTGAAATGGTCTTTGTTCCAACGGGTTCGTTTTACGCTGGAGATTTTCCAACTTCGAGTAGCGCATTTAGGCAGGGCTCTGCAGATGCCGATCCTTGGTATATCACGAGCGAGGGAACTATTGCTGTCCAAAATGTAGCGTCTGATGGGTATTATTATAAAAATTCCGGCTACATAACTCCTCCTAATGAATTCTCCGATGGAACGGTTTTTACTATCCCTGCTGTTTTTCCTAAGGGTTACGCGGCTTTTTATGCCATGAAATATGAATTGACCGAAGGGCAATGGGTAAGTTTTTTTAACACGCTTACAACAGATCAAAAAAATACTCTGGATATAACGGGCAATGTTACAAACATGGGGATTGTACTCGGTGGAAAAAATTCTGATAGCTTAATATACCGCAACACGGTTAGTTGGGATTCCGGAACGCCCACAGTGGCCGCTGTAACAACCCGAGGTGATCGTGCCATGAGCTACATTTCATGGGTTGATCTTTGTGCTTATTTGGATTGGGCAGGTCTACGTCCAATGACAGAATTGGAATATGAAAAACTTGCTCGTGGTCCGGTTATTCCCGTGCGAGATGAGTATGCCTGGGGTAGCACAGATTTTGTAAAAGCTGTGACAATTTTGACGGCCATAGGCTCTGAGGACGGCGCGGAAACGATCACAACCACGGACGGAGTTACGCACGCAAACATATTTGTTCCTCCGGTTGGAGGTTCGGCTTACGTGGGGGGAGACGACTACATCGGAACGCATGGCGCCAGCGGGCCGTTGAGGGCAGGCATTTTTGCTACTGCCACGTCAGACCGAGTGATGAGCGGAGCTGGCTATTATGGAGCGATGGAATTAAGCGGGAATTTAAAAGAGATGGTCGTAACTGTTGCGAGCACTGTTGGAATTGGATTTATTGGCAATCACGGAGATGGGGCATTGACTAGTGGTGGTTGTTACGGTTGTGCTGATGTTACCGGCTGGGTACAGCTTACAGGCGCAGGAATTATCCTCGGCAGTGGTTCTGGTACCCGAGGCGGCGGGTGGGGGTCTCCGGTAGCGGGTGGTGACGAAAAAACAATTTCCTATCGCGGCCTTTGGATATCTGGTTATTCAACCAATACCAGATCTCCTGCTATGGGCGGGCGCGGTGTTCGCACATATGATGGCAGTTAAAAAACAGGGTTTAGTGTTTAGGAATTATGCTTAGGTTTCAAGATATGAGAAAAACGTTTTCTATTTTTTTTCTTTGGTCTTTCGTCTTTAGTCTTTTGTCTATTGTGCCTGCTTTTGCCAACAACTTACAGATTGCTAACTTTTATGATTACAGCACCGACACCTCTGCCAACACTATGACTTTCACCTTTAATGTCACGCAAGACAATAGCTGGAGAAACGCCACCAATTATGATGCTGTATGGATGTTTATGAAGTATTCAACCGATGGCGGAGCTAGTTGGAATCATGGCAGCATGTCCGCATCCGGCACTAATCCAACAGGCTTTAACGCGCCTACCGGATTTGAAATAAAAGTCCCGGCGGATGAAAAAGGATTTTTCTTGCAAAGAACCGATCTTGCCGCGGGAAGCATTTCCGCCTCAGGTGTTCGCGTAGTCTGGGATTATGGCCAAGATGGGCTGTCGGATGCGACCGCACAAGCCGGCAATACAACCTTGAAAATTTTTGGGCTAGAAATGGTTTATATTCCTGAAGGATCGTTTTATGCGGGGGATGCGAGCGGCGGCAATTTAACGGCAGTATTAAAGCAAGGTAGTGCCGATGAAGATTCTTGGTATATTGCAAGCGAAAATGCAATAAATGCCACAAACGCATCGGCAGACGGATATTATTATTTCAGTGCGGGGCAAAATGATGAAGATGTAGACGGAGCTACCTTTCTTATTCCCGCTCAATTTCCTAAAGGTTATCAGGCATTTTACTTGATGAAATATGAGCTGACTGAAGGCCAGTGGGTGTCATTTTTTAATACGTTAACGACTGACCAAAAAACGATCCGCGATATTACGAGTTCAACAGCAGGCGGAAAAAATTCCGATGCAGTTATCTTAAGAAACACAATTAGCTGGGATTCAGCTTCGCCTTTAAAAAATGCTAAGACAACCCGCCCCGATAGAGCGGTTTCTTATATCGGCTGGCCCGATATTTGCGCCTATGCCGACTGGGCTGCGCTTCGTCCTTACACGGAGTTAGAGTTTGAAAAAGCCGCCAGAGGCGCAGGTATTACTGCAGTATCGGGTGAATACGCTTGGGGTAATACAACGATTACAGCCGCGGCTACTTTTTCCGGAACTCCGGAAAATGGAACTGAAACAATCGCAACGGCAAGCGCTAATGCTAACTACAACAATACGGCTTTTAGTCTTGGCGACGACTACTTAGGTGTTCAATATACCCGCGGGCCTGTTCGTGTAGGAATTTTTGCGACAAGCGTTTCAACGCGGACGACTGCCGGTACTGGATATTATGGCAATATGGAGTTGTCAGGAAATCTCTGGGAGCCGACGGTTACGGTAGGAAATTCCTGGGGACGAGTATTTTTAGGAACCCACGGCGATGGAACGTTGACAACTTTAGCCAGCTATGAAGGCAATGCGACAAATTTAGATTGGCCAGGCTTTAATTCAGCTAATCCAACGCGGGGTGTTAACGGAACTAAAGGAAGCGGTTACAAAGGCGGTGGTTTTGAGACGGACTCCTTTGAAAGGCTTGGCACATCAAGCCGAAGAAAAGTTGCTGCAAA comes from the Candidatus Omnitrophota bacterium genome and includes:
- a CDS encoding secretin N-terminal domain-containing protein produces the protein MSHSFKKIFLSLCLAIGMFLSAPSFILSQDADNGAPANTENAQDAQSAPSKVVPVSPTDIPKPIVLDAPKETLEQRLLRKITLDVRDMNIVDVIKFLALKGDFNVVTSRNVGGRATLFLKNVSIRDVLDIVLISNKLAYQLQNDIVYVMSEDEYLTMYGKKYNDKSEVAIIHLYYAKPSYVLATLDTMKSALGKVIIDEDTGSVVMIDTPQTIANMKRAIDDMESPLETYIYTLQYAKADVISEKLKARVDANAVGSITPDERSNQIIVRALPGRREEVEAMIKTLDVKTKEVLIEARVLQVVLKPTFNMGIDWNMNFTDSNDPEIKKLTFGNTFLNEAVLTSSNPLSAAFSKIAIGNIDVDHFESAIRALKQVSDTKILSNPKLLVTNNEEAKIHIGDTIPYIISTTSGTGDNAVTSEDVRFVDVGLKLLVTPAINDDGFVTMRLKPEISTVVDKIESKGGGIPQINKTELETTVMVKDGNTIIMGGLKKDDKTHTKKGLPFLMDIPFLGRLVSSTSDSITSTEIVIFITPHVVSGESTYTSYDGSIKPLKDYGEIEDLRKE
- a CDS encoding SUMF1/EgtB/PvdO family nonheme iron enzyme — encoded protein: MRKTFSIFFLWSFVFSLLSIVPAFANNLQIANFYDYSTDTSANTMTFTFNVTQDNSWRNATNYDAVWMFMKYSTDGGASWNHGSMSASGTNPTGFNAPTGFEIKVPADEKGFFLQRTDLAAGSISASGVRVVWDYGQDGLSDATAQAGNTTLKIFGLEMVYIPEGSFYAGDASGGNLTAVLKQGSADEDSWYIASENAINATNASADGYYYFSAGQNDEDVDGATFLIPAQFPKGYQAFYLMKYELTEGQWVSFFNTLTTDQKTIRDITSSTAGGKNSDAVILRNTISWDSASPLKNAKTTRPDRAVSYIGWPDICAYADWAALRPYTELEFEKAARGAGITAVSGEYAWGNTTITAAATFSGTPENGTETIATASANANYNNTAFSLGDDYLGVQYTRGPVRVGIFATSVSTRTTAGTGYYGNMELSGNLWEPTVTVGNSWGRVFLGTHGDGTLTTLASYEGNATNLDWPGFNSANPTRGVNGTKGSGYKGGGFETDSFERLGTSSRRKVAANAESDASTSYRSHGGQFFAGRLARTAD
- a CDS encoding tetratricopeptide repeat protein; translation: MNKATNRSKKENLRIVLCVGAGMALVIGAQGAHLGAAVEDVEVVETEITSEQILSDEQNAQGERPAAGGSVNDSLDDLSMAERQMAVINTTLKNVIEENKKLLDEKVKIENELKELRGQTEIRASRLNTLTRQRDELEKRITDTEEAQGQYALEIEQLKKDLADKEKELTEKLTTMQEAQAKEKEEQEKAMAMVLPGQKDAAAVAESKKQLQDIKMQAKETLNSVEDNVKRIAGQISELNLENKKLKQDSVKLHYNMGNNYFEQGKYKKAAAEYQRVIDLTPNDAAAHYNLAFVASEFLKDQKLALEHYQQYLYLSPDAEDALLVKEKILHAQLTLKTQIDSVIEEKPKKIKAAKDK
- a CDS encoding SUMF1/EgtB/PvdO family nonheme iron enzyme translates to MTQFIKKFFLLKMDFGRKAPKTGLFAPIFLFSFCLWSLVFSLWPAAPVLANNLAISNVTMSTRDPANDTFILQFDVSWNNSWRNKINHDAVWLFVKVDTGTAPYSHCLMKTSGASPTGFSAGSDSDLAIYVPTDKMGAFLRPSASQAMGNISTTSVQLKVDYGASSCNIADTASITPYVYGIEMVFVPTGSFYAGDFPTSSSAFRQGSADADPWYITSEGTIAVQNVASDGYYYKNSGYITPPNEFSDGTVFTIPAVFPKGYAAFYAMKYELTEGQWVSFFNTLTTDQKNTLDITGNVTNMGIVLGGKNSDSLIYRNTVSWDSGTPTVAAVTTRGDRAMSYISWVDLCAYLDWAGLRPMTELEYEKLARGPVIPVRDEYAWGSTDFVKAVTILTAIGSEDGAETITTTDGVTHANIFVPPVGGSAYVGGDDYIGTHGASGPLRAGIFATATSDRVMSGAGYYGAMELSGNLKEMVVTVASTVGIGFIGNHGDGALTSGGCYGCADVTGWVQLTGAGIILGSGSGTRGGGWGSPVAGGDEKTISYRGLWISGYSTNTRSPAMGGRGVRTYDGS